One segment of Ricinus communis isolate WT05 ecotype wild-type chromosome 8, ASM1957865v1, whole genome shotgun sequence DNA contains the following:
- the LOC8271932 gene encoding uncharacterized protein At2g27730, mitochondrial, with the protein MATRMAVRFVSRRFSSGGKILSEEEKAAENIYIKKIEQEKLEKLARKGPKPEEKATSGPATDVKPSASASSTSGASTDKYRNYAVVAGTVTVFGALGWYLNSRGKKTEEVQD; encoded by the exons ATGGCGACAAGGATGGCTGTTAGATTTGTGTCTAGAAGGTTCTCAAGCGGTGGCAAAATACTTAGCGAGGAGGAAAAAGCTGCTGAAAACATCTACATCAAg AAAATTGAGCAAGAGAAATTGGAGAAGCTTGCACGCAAG GGACCTAAACCAGAGGAGAAAGCTACCTCAGGCCCAGCAACTGATGTCAAACCAAGTGCGTCAGCTTCTTCCACATCAGGAGCATCAACTGACAAGTACCGGAACTATGCGGTTGTAGCTGGTACAGTTACAGTTTTTGGTGCTTTGGGATGGTATCTAAATTCTCGTGGGAAGAAGACTGAAGAGGTCCAAGACTGA
- the LOC8271931 gene encoding 40S ribosomal protein S25, whose product MAPKKDKAPPPSSKPAKSGGGKQKKKKWSKGKQKEKVNNMVLFDQATYDKLLSEVPKYKLITPSILSDRLRINGSLARRAIKDLMARGSIRMISAHASQQIYTRATNT is encoded by the exons ATG GCGCCGAAGAAGGATAAGGCCCCACCTCCGTCATCTAAGCCAGCCAAATCTGGTGGAGGgaagcagaagaagaag AAATGGAGCAAGGGTAAGCAAAAGGAGAAGGTGAACAACATGGTTTTGTTTGACCAGGCTACTTATGACAAGCTTCTTTCTGAGGTTCCTAAATACAAGCTTATCACTCCTTCTATCTTGTCTGATAGATTGAGG ATCAATGGGTCTCTCGCACGGCGAGCAATCAAGGATCTAATGGCAAGAGGCTCTATCAGGATGATATCTGCTCATGCTAGTCAGCAAATTTACACCAGAGCCACCAATACCTAG
- the LOC8271929 gene encoding protein transport protein SEC24 isoform X1, with amino-acid sequence MAVRATVSRFPLDQDAQEASGLPWGVTVTPFAPKDENGQSPVYGSDGDSLPRCENCYGYFNTYCELDQWAWSCALCGTLNGLSSRAIARYSHPQSCAEMMSSFIDLELPSTDEEMMQACPVYVAAVDLSSSEEFLELTKSALQAALEALAPGALFGLATFSHKIGLYDVQGPIPVVKNVFIPPDTEGTLPIELEDVMPLLQFLAPVETCKDRITAALDTLRPTTSWERTTGAGQGLDGVLMGGRGFGVAMEALFKYLGSEYGNTFALARVFAFISGPPDYGAGQLDTRRYGEQYASKGEDADRALLPEQTPFYKDLASVAVQAGVCVDIFAVTNEYTDLASLKFLSIESGGSLFLYSNTDDSTLPQDIYRMLSRPYAFGCILRLRTSSEFKPGHSYGHFFPDPQYENVQHIICCDSYATYAYDFDFASTEGFSRYASEQPVLQIAFQYTVVAPPEELADSGLVSASGGKHSLKRRLRIRTLQFGAARNIHEIYDSVDPEAVLSVLVHKVILASLEQGVREGRMLLHDWLVILTAQYNDAYKLVQFKNGSSVTSQIDVAFSQCPQLQPLPRLVFALLRNPLLRFHEEGVHPDYRIYLQCLFSALEASSLNRAVYPVLMSYSTPDKQAYPRHSLSRAALITSGSPIFFLDAYTTLIVFYSSIADPTIPFPPPQDCLLRSTINKLKQDRSITPKLIFIRGGQDDASAFENYLIEEQDVDGNGFTSVMGFVSFLEDITQSVMEYMK; translated from the exons aTGGCTGTCCGAGCCACAGTGTCCCGGTTCCCTCTCGACCAAGACGCACAAGAAGCGTCTGGTCTGCCATGGGGAGTAACGGTAACTCCATTCGCTCCGAAGGACGAGAATGGGCAGTCACCGGTTTATGGATCAGACGGTGATTCATTACCGAGATGTGAAAATTGTTACGGTTATTTTAACACGTATTGCGAGCTAGACCAGTGGGCTTGGTCATGCGCTCTCTGTGGGACTCTCAACGGACTCTCTTCTCGTGCCATTGCTCGTTACTCTCATCCTCAATCATGTGCTGAAATGATGTCCTCTTTCATCGATCTTGAGTTGCCTA GTACAGATGAAGAGATGATGCAAGCTTGTCCAGTTTATGTGGCGGCTGTTGATTTGTCAT CTTCAGAGGAATTTTTGGAGCTTACTAAAAGTGCACTGCAAGCGGCATTGGAAG CTCTGGCTCCAGGTGCTTTGTTTGGGCTTGCGACCTTCAGTCACAAAATTGGATTGTATGATGTTCAAGGGCCTATTCCAGTTGTAAAGAATGTGTTTATTCCTCCTGATACAGAGGGCACTCTGCCAATTGAGCTTGAAGATGTTATGCCTTTATTACAATTCTTGGCCCCT GTGGAGACTTGTAAGGACCGTATTACAGCTGCACTTGACACTCTTAGGCCAACAACTTCTTGGGAACGAACCACAGGTGCAGGTCAAGGACTAGATGGTGTTTTGATGGGTGGACGAGGATTTGGTGTAGCAATGGAAGCCCTATTTAAGTACCTTGGATCAGAGTATGGAAACACATTTGCTTTAG CTAGAGTCTTTGCCTTTATATCTGGTCCTCCTGACTATGGAGCTGGGCAGCTAGACACAAGGAGGTATGGTGAACAATATGCTAGTAAAGGTGAGGATGCAGACAGGGCTTTACTTCCAGAGCAGACACCATTCTACAAAGATCTG GCTTCTGTAGCTGTTCAAGCAGGTGTTTGTGTGGACATATTTGCTGTTACAAATGAGTATACAGATTTAGCATCCCTTAAGTTTCTCAGTATTGAAAGTGGAGGCTCATTATTCCTATATTCAAACACTGATGACTCGACACTGCCTCAGGACAT CTATCGAATGTTAAGTCGACCTTATGCTTTTGGTTGTATACTTCGATTGAGGACCTCTTCTGAGTTTAAGCCTGGTCATTCT TATGGACATTTCTTTCCAGATCCGCAGTACGAAAATGTTCAGCACATTATTTGTTGTGATTCTTATGCAACATATGCgtatgattttgattttgcaaGCACAGAAGGCTTTTCCAG ATATGCATCAGAACAACCGGTACTACAGATTGCATTTCAGTACACAGTTGTCGCGCCCCCTGAAGAGCTTGCAGATTCAGGATTGGTTTCTGCAAGTGG AGGTAAACACTCACTTAAACGGCGACTAAGGATCCGAACTTTGCAATTTGGAGCTGCCCGAAATATTCATGAAATCTATGACAGTGTTGATCCTGAAGCCGTGCTATCAGTACTTGTTCACAAG GTTATTTTAGCCTCTCTAGAGCAAGGGGTTCGGGAGGGCAGGATGTTGCTTCATGATTGGCTTGTAATCCTCACTGCTCAGTATAATGACGCGTATAAACTTGTCCAGTTTAAGAATGGAAGTTCAGTAACCAGTCAAATCGATGTTGCATTCTCACAATGCCCACAACTGCAGCCCCTACCTCGGCTAGTTTTTGCGTTGCTTCGAAATCCTCTTCTCCGCTTCCATGAAGAAGGTGTTCACCCTGACTACCGGATCTACCTGCAATGTCTTTTCAG TGCCCTGGAGGCAAGCTCCCTTAATCGTGCCGTATATCCAGTATTAATGTCATATTCTACGCCAGATAAACAAGCATATCCTCGCCACTCTTTGAGCCGTGCAGCTCTAATTACCAGTGGTAGTCCAATATTTTTCCTTGATGCCTATACAACTCTTATTGTATTCTACTCTTCTATAGCGGATCCGACAATTCCTTTTCCTCCGCCTCAGGATT GTTTACTGAGAAGTACAATTAACAAGTTGAAGCAAGACAGGAGTATCACcccaaaattgatttttatccGGGGAGGGCAGGATGATGCCTCTGCCTTCGAGAATTACCTCATTGAGGAACAGGATGTTGATGGCAATGGCTTCACAAGTGTCATGGGTTTTGTCTCTTTCCTTGAAGACATCACCCAGAGTGTGATggaatatatgaaatga
- the LOC8271929 gene encoding protein transport protein Sec24A isoform X2, with the protein MAVRATVSRFPLDQDAQEASGLPWGVTVTPFAPKDENGQSPVYGSDGDSLPRCENCYGYFNTYCELDQWAWSCALCGTLNGLSSRAIARYSHPQSCAEMMSSFIDLELPSTDEEMMQACPVYVAAVDLSSSEEFLELTKSALQAALEALAPGALFGLATFSHKIGLYDVQGPIPVVKNVFIPPDTEGTLPIELEDVMPLLQFLAPVETCKDRITAALDTLRPTTSWERTTGAGQGLDGVLMGGRGFGVAMEALFKYLGSEYGNTFALARVFAFISGPPDYGAGQLDTRRYGEQYASKGEDADRALLPEQTPFYKDLASVAVQAGVCVDIFAVTNEYTDLASLKFLSIESGGSLFLYSNTDDSTLPQDIYRMLSRPYAFGCILRLRTSSEFKPGHSYGHFFPDPQYENVQHIICCDSYATYAYDFDFASTEGFSRGKHSLKRRLRIRTLQFGAARNIHEIYDSVDPEAVLSVLVHKVILASLEQGVREGRMLLHDWLVILTAQYNDAYKLVQFKNGSSVTSQIDVAFSQCPQLQPLPRLVFALLRNPLLRFHEEGVHPDYRIYLQCLFSALEASSLNRAVYPVLMSYSTPDKQAYPRHSLSRAALITSGSPIFFLDAYTTLIVFYSSIADPTIPFPPPQDCLLRSTINKLKQDRSITPKLIFIRGGQDDASAFENYLIEEQDVDGNGFTSVMGFVSFLEDITQSVMEYMK; encoded by the exons aTGGCTGTCCGAGCCACAGTGTCCCGGTTCCCTCTCGACCAAGACGCACAAGAAGCGTCTGGTCTGCCATGGGGAGTAACGGTAACTCCATTCGCTCCGAAGGACGAGAATGGGCAGTCACCGGTTTATGGATCAGACGGTGATTCATTACCGAGATGTGAAAATTGTTACGGTTATTTTAACACGTATTGCGAGCTAGACCAGTGGGCTTGGTCATGCGCTCTCTGTGGGACTCTCAACGGACTCTCTTCTCGTGCCATTGCTCGTTACTCTCATCCTCAATCATGTGCTGAAATGATGTCCTCTTTCATCGATCTTGAGTTGCCTA GTACAGATGAAGAGATGATGCAAGCTTGTCCAGTTTATGTGGCGGCTGTTGATTTGTCAT CTTCAGAGGAATTTTTGGAGCTTACTAAAAGTGCACTGCAAGCGGCATTGGAAG CTCTGGCTCCAGGTGCTTTGTTTGGGCTTGCGACCTTCAGTCACAAAATTGGATTGTATGATGTTCAAGGGCCTATTCCAGTTGTAAAGAATGTGTTTATTCCTCCTGATACAGAGGGCACTCTGCCAATTGAGCTTGAAGATGTTATGCCTTTATTACAATTCTTGGCCCCT GTGGAGACTTGTAAGGACCGTATTACAGCTGCACTTGACACTCTTAGGCCAACAACTTCTTGGGAACGAACCACAGGTGCAGGTCAAGGACTAGATGGTGTTTTGATGGGTGGACGAGGATTTGGTGTAGCAATGGAAGCCCTATTTAAGTACCTTGGATCAGAGTATGGAAACACATTTGCTTTAG CTAGAGTCTTTGCCTTTATATCTGGTCCTCCTGACTATGGAGCTGGGCAGCTAGACACAAGGAGGTATGGTGAACAATATGCTAGTAAAGGTGAGGATGCAGACAGGGCTTTACTTCCAGAGCAGACACCATTCTACAAAGATCTG GCTTCTGTAGCTGTTCAAGCAGGTGTTTGTGTGGACATATTTGCTGTTACAAATGAGTATACAGATTTAGCATCCCTTAAGTTTCTCAGTATTGAAAGTGGAGGCTCATTATTCCTATATTCAAACACTGATGACTCGACACTGCCTCAGGACAT CTATCGAATGTTAAGTCGACCTTATGCTTTTGGTTGTATACTTCGATTGAGGACCTCTTCTGAGTTTAAGCCTGGTCATTCT TATGGACATTTCTTTCCAGATCCGCAGTACGAAAATGTTCAGCACATTATTTGTTGTGATTCTTATGCAACATATGCgtatgattttgattttgcaaGCACAGAAGGCTTTTCCAG AGGTAAACACTCACTTAAACGGCGACTAAGGATCCGAACTTTGCAATTTGGAGCTGCCCGAAATATTCATGAAATCTATGACAGTGTTGATCCTGAAGCCGTGCTATCAGTACTTGTTCACAAG GTTATTTTAGCCTCTCTAGAGCAAGGGGTTCGGGAGGGCAGGATGTTGCTTCATGATTGGCTTGTAATCCTCACTGCTCAGTATAATGACGCGTATAAACTTGTCCAGTTTAAGAATGGAAGTTCAGTAACCAGTCAAATCGATGTTGCATTCTCACAATGCCCACAACTGCAGCCCCTACCTCGGCTAGTTTTTGCGTTGCTTCGAAATCCTCTTCTCCGCTTCCATGAAGAAGGTGTTCACCCTGACTACCGGATCTACCTGCAATGTCTTTTCAG TGCCCTGGAGGCAAGCTCCCTTAATCGTGCCGTATATCCAGTATTAATGTCATATTCTACGCCAGATAAACAAGCATATCCTCGCCACTCTTTGAGCCGTGCAGCTCTAATTACCAGTGGTAGTCCAATATTTTTCCTTGATGCCTATACAACTCTTATTGTATTCTACTCTTCTATAGCGGATCCGACAATTCCTTTTCCTCCGCCTCAGGATT GTTTACTGAGAAGTACAATTAACAAGTTGAAGCAAGACAGGAGTATCACcccaaaattgatttttatccGGGGAGGGCAGGATGATGCCTCTGCCTTCGAGAATTACCTCATTGAGGAACAGGATGTTGATGGCAATGGCTTCACAAGTGTCATGGGTTTTGTCTCTTTCCTTGAAGACATCACCCAGAGTGTGATggaatatatgaaatga
- the LOC8271927 gene encoding heterogeneous nuclear ribonucleoprotein Q, whose protein sequence is MPREKGNASAAAEPVEPENSVESDEKVDLDEDDDPEVMDEEVEYEEVEEEIEEEELVEVEEEEEVEEEEEEENANNGDGSSAQKRIIGDEIIIDDENERKNHAELLARPPHGSEVYIGGIPHDASEEDLRGFCESVGEVTEVRLMKGKDSNENKRFAFVTFRSVDLASKAIDELNNTEFKGKRIKCSTAQAKYRLFLGNIPRSWKEEDLRKVVAEVGPGVTAVQLVKDMKTSNNKGFAFIDYYNTACAEYSRQKMVNPDFKLGDNAPTVSWAEPKNADSSASSQVKAIYVKNLPKNVTQDQLKKLFEHHGKITKVVLPPAKPGQEKNRIGFVHFAERSSAMKALKNTERYELDGQVVECSLAKPQADQKSVGVSNLQNPGLLPSYPPGGGYGLIGGAFGALGAGYGAVAQPLIYGRGPTPAGMAMMPMLLPDGRIGYVLQQPGVQPHTPPSHHRNNSRNSSGVASRSGGGSGRGRQGNDGSNGRRYRPY, encoded by the exons ATGCCAAGGGAAAAGGGAAATGCGTCAGCAGCTGCTGAGCCAGTTGAACCTGAAAACTCAGTTGAGTCAGATGAGAAGGTCGATCTAGACGAAGATGATGATCCTGAGGTGATGGATGAAGAGGTTGAGTATGAAGAAGTAGAGGAAGAAATAGAAGAGGAGGAACTAGTGGAGGtggaagaagaggaggaggtTGAGGAGGAGGAAGAGGAGGAAAATGCTAATAATGGTGATGGGTCTAGTGCCCAGAAGAGGATTATAGGTgatgaaataataattgatgatgagaatgaaaggaaaaatcaTGCTGAGCTTCTTGCCCGTCCTCCTCATGGTTCTGAAGTATATATTGGCGGCATTCCTCATGATGCTTCTGAGGAGGACTTGAGGGGTTTTTGTGAGTCTGTTGGAGAAGTTACAGAG GTTCGACTAATGAAAGGCAAAGATTCAAATGAGAACAAGCGCTTTGCATTTGTGACCTTTAGAAGTGTTGATCTAGCTTCTAAAGCCATTGATGAGTTAAATAATACTGAATTCAAG ggtaaaagaattaaatgttCAACAGCCCAAGCAAAATACCGGCTGTTCCTTGGTAATATTCCTAGAAGCTGGAAAGAGGAAGATCTGCGGAAGGTTGTGGCTGAAGTTGGGCCTGGAGTCACTGCTGTGCAATTGGTGAAG GATATGAAGACGAGCAATAATAAGGGCTTTGCTTTCATTGACTACTATAATACTGCATGTGCTGAGTATTCAAGGCAGAAAATGGTGAACCCAGATTTTAAGCTAGGTGATAATGCCCCTACTGTAAGCTGGGCTGAACCAAAAAATGCCGATTCTTCTGCTTCTTCACAG GTGAAAGCGATATATGTGAAAAATTTACCAAAGAATGTAACCCAAGATCAGTTGAAGAAGCTATTCGAACACCAtggaaaaattacaaaagtaGTTTTGCCACCTGCAAAGCCTGGACAGGAGAAGAACAGAATTGGTTTTGTACATTTTGCAGAGAGGTCTAGTGCTATGAAAGCATTGAAGAATACTGAAAGATATGAACTAGATG GCCAAGTGGTCGAATGTTCGCTTGCAAAACCTCAGGCAGATCAGAAGTCTGTTGGAGTGTCAAATTTACAAAACCCAGGTCTACTTCCAAGTTACCCTCCTGGTGGTGGTTATGGTCTGATAGGAGGTGCCTTTGGTGCTCTTGGAGCAGGATATGGGGCTGTTGCACAG CCATTGATCTATGGAAGGGGACCAACTCCTGCTGGAATGGCAATGATGCCAATGCTTCTACCTGATGGGCGGATTGGTTATGTCCT gCAACAGCCTGGTGTACAACCACACACCCCACCTTCACATCACAGAAATAATAGCAGGAATAGCAGTGGGGTTGCAAGCAGAAGCGGTGGTGGTTCTGGTAGAGGCAGACAAGGCAATGATGGCAGCAATGGGCGTAGATATCGcccatattaa
- the LOC8271925 gene encoding DNA polymerase epsilon subunit 3, whose product MSETEKDEKIVIEEKEKVEKVVPQVEELQKAIVRRLVKDKLSQCSPDVEFIIPKDSVAVFSETARIFIHYLSATANDICKEANRQTMNADDVFKALEEIEFSEFIRPLKASLNEFKQKTAGRKAGVSEPKEVEKKRKVEEDSLSKKSRGKSKGKKGK is encoded by the exons atgtCGGAGACAGAGAAAGATGAGAAAATAGTAATAGAGGAGAAAGAGAAAGTAGAAAAAGTGGTGCCGCAGGTGGAGGAGCTGCAGAAAGCTATTGTGCGCCGGTTGGTGAAGGATAAGCTTTCACAGTGCTCTCCCGACGTCGAATTTATCATCCCCAAAGACTCCGTCGCCGTTTTCTCTGAAACCGCTCGTATATTTATCCACTATCTTTCTGCTAC GGCTAATGACATATGTAAGGAAGCAAATAGACAAACGATGAACGCAGATGATGTGTTTAAGGCTCTTGAAGAAATTGAGTTTTCCGAGTTTATTAGGCCTCTCAAAGCATCTTTAAATG AGTTTAAACAGAAGACTGCTGGAAGAAAGGCAGGAGTGTCAGAGCCCAAAGaagtggaaaagaaaaggaaggtAGAAGAAGATTCGTTATCAAAGAAAAGCAGAGGTAAAAGCAAAGGAAAGAAAGGGaaatga